The genomic window CGCTAGGTTAAGCAATGAACCCATTTCAAAGGAGCGTATTCAAGAAGTCGTTGCTCTTGTTGAACTTCAAGATGCGATGAAGAAAAAAGTAAAAAATTATTCTCTCGGTATGAAACAACGATTAGGAATTGCGGTTTCACTTTTACATAAGCCTTCGGTGCTTATTTTAGATGAACCAACAAATGGTTTAGATCCTAAAGGCATACGTGATTTGCGCTTCTACTTACAGCGGTTAGCAAAGGAAGATGGTGTAACCTTACTCGTATCAAGCCATCAGCTGAATGAAATTGAAATGTTATGTGATCGAGCCATCGTCATTAAAAAAGGCGAAGTCGTTGATGAAATTTCGATGAACGAAAGTCAAACAATAGAAAAAACATTAACCGTGAAAATAGAAGCAAAGCCTGTAAAAAAGGCCCTTGAACAGTTAGCACCATTTGGGTTTGTTAAACAAAATGGAGAGACACTTGAGCTTGAGAAACAATCCTACGAGGATATCCCAACAATCATTAACGCATTAGTAAAAGAAAACATTAAAGTGTTTGGTGTGACCTATCAAAATCGTCTAGAGGATGCATACTTTACGCTAACAGAAGAACAGGAAGAGGGTGTATCTTAATGGGCATTATCTATAATGAATGGTTAAAGTCTTGGTATGGTCGCAAAGTATGGTTATTTGCTCTTATTATGCTTCTTTTTATTGGTGGTGCCGTTGCTCTCTTTCTATTTACTCAATCGAATTTAGGAAGTCCAATGGTAGCAGACGATTTTGCTGAAGTGAGTGTTTCAGTGTTTCCAACTTTCGTGATGTTATTTGGTGTTGTGCTGATTGCAGGAGCGATTGCAGGTGAATTTTCCAGTGGAACGGTTAAGCAATTACTTATTCGGCCAACATCTCGCCATGCGATTTTGTTTGGTAAATGGTTTGGGAATCTTCTACTCGCAATGTTCATGTTATTTGCTATTGTGCTATTGTCTACTGTCATTGGATTGATCGTGTTTAGCACAGAGGGCATGTCAACAGGTGAAACATTTAGAACGATTTTCGAAATGGCTATTTATCAGCTACCAACGCTTGTCTTCTACATGGCTCTAGCTACATTAATTGCCGTCTTAACAAAAAGTACAGCGTTAACGATTATTATTACGTTTGCACCGTTGTTCTTTAGCGGTATTTTGCAACTGTTTATTAGCCAGTATGAGTGGTCAAAATGGCTTATTGTCTCCCATATTGAATTTTTTAGTAACTATTATGATAGTGAAATAATGTTTGTAGAGCCACCATTCGAAAGCA from Shouchella hunanensis includes these protein-coding regions:
- a CDS encoding ABC transporter ATP-binding protein → MADFPLQVKGLNKSFGKAHIIKEMSFQLQRGQIYGFLGPNGSGKTTTIRMIVSLIKPNSGDVLIEGKSIQTDRKAALAKIGAIVEDPDLYGYLTGQQNLEHFARLSNEPISKERIQEVVALVELQDAMKKKVKNYSLGMKQRLGIAVSLLHKPSVLILDEPTNGLDPKGIRDLRFYLQRLAKEDGVTLLVSSHQLNEIEMLCDRAIVIKKGEVVDEISMNESQTIEKTLTVKIEAKPVKKALEQLAPFGFVKQNGETLELEKQSYEDIPTIINALVKENIKVFGVTYQNRLEDAYFTLTEEQEEGVS
- a CDS encoding ABC transporter permease, yielding MGIIYNEWLKSWYGRKVWLFALIMLLFIGGAVALFLFTQSNLGSPMVADDFAEVSVSVFPTFVMLFGVVLIAGAIAGEFSSGTVKQLLIRPTSRHAILFGKWFGNLLLAMFMLFAIVLLSTVIGLIVFSTEGMSTGETFRTIFEMAIYQLPTLVFYMALATLIAVLTKSTALTIIITFAPLFFSGILQLFISQYEWSKWLIVSHIEFFSNYYDSEIMFVEPPFESMWGSLAFLGAHIVVILIAAHLVFKKRDVL